The stretch of DNA GTGCGAGCGGGATGCGCTCCTGCTTACTGCGCTTAATGGCATTGATTACAAGCGTTGCGGCATCGAAGCCCTGTGCCGCCAGAAAATTGGGCGCTGTTTTAAACCTGCCGCGATACGATTCAACGAACTGCTGCACAACGGGTCGTGCGCTATTGGCAAAGAACGGAGTAACGAAGATCGCTCGATCAAAAACCGCCTGGGAGTGTGCAATCTTACTTGGATTATCCCAGAGAGCCGTTCCAAGTGGTCTCATCCGTCTCTTTACGGCTGGAGCTATGTTGGAAAGCAGCTTAGTGCTTACCTCTATCGTATCGGGAATAAGCACGGCCTCTGCCGTAGAGCTCTCAAGTCTCTGGACCGCTTCAAGCATCGAGCTCTCATCGCTTGATGAATAGGAGATCTCAAGTATCATTGGTAAGTTTAGCTCTGCTAGCTTTGCACGAAACGCCTCAAGATATTCGCTTCCTGCTGCGGTCTGCGGATAGACGATAGCAAAGCGGGTCAGCTTGTAATCGCCGTAGGCTGCATTCACTAGGGCCTCAATCTGGCTTGTGGTTGTTAGGCCGAGCCTAAACACCCCCTGCCCTGTATTGAAGGACTCGCTCTTTGAGAATGAGAGGATCGGCACACCTAGCTCGCGTGCAGTTCCTGCCGCTGCAACCGAGGCCTCGGTCAGAAGTGGCCCGATAATCATGGCGACGTTTGAACCAGATACCAACTCCCTGACGGCTGCCGATGCGGCCGCGGTATCTACGCCAACATCACGCGCCTCTATTTTAATCTTTGGGGCATCAACATTGGCCTCTAGCGCGAGATCGATCCCCTGGCGGGTATCGCGGCCAAGCGCGCCGAATCGATCGGAGAGGCTCAGGATAACACCAAGCTTTGTTTCCCCGTCGACAACAGCGCTAATTGCGCCCTGCTGCCCCGGCTCATTAATCTCCGCTGCGCCAAGCCAAAACGGTTGCTCAGATCTAATGTCATCCTGATCATAGCCAAGCGCTGCACGGCGCGCGCGTTCACGACCTAGCAACTGATTTACAAACTGATCTGCACGCCATTTGTTGGCCACACTCTCAAATTTATCTGCCGGCAACGAGCGCAGCAGTAGTAGAGCGCCAACCGTAGCGGCGTGCACCCCCCCTGGTATCCTCTGCGCCTGTGTATTGGCCCGTGCAAACCATGCCAGCGACTGGTTGATATCACCGCTACGTCCAAATGAGAAAGCAAGTATAAGTCCGAACTCAAGCCCAACGTTTGCCTCGTTAAGACCGCGCCTACGAAAGTATGCACCGACTGAGCTAAGCGCTTTGTCGGCCTGATCGAGAACGAGGTACTGGCCACTTAATCGTAGCGCTGCGGCCTCGGCCTCGAGCGGAAGCAAGGACTCCTTGGATGCCTTAATGTAGGTATCTAAGGCCGATTTATTCCTGCCGCTTTGACGAAGCTCGTCACCATAGATTAGGGAGCTGTTGCTTAGCTTGTGCCCTTCGAGATCCATAAATGGCCGCCAGATCTCCCACGGTAGCGGCTGTGCTTCGCTGGGCGAAGCCTCCTCACGATAGGTCATATCTGTTACACGCGCAGGCTTTGGCTTTTCACTGGAGGAGAAACAGGCGGAGGTGGCGCTGCAAAGCGCGGCGAGCAGAATGAGTCGAAGTATCATATGTAACTTAAGATCAATGCTGGCGTTAACATCCTTATAGGCAAGCTGCTAGCCTACCTCTCTTAGAAGTCTACTATAGTCATGTAGTGTGGAGGAGCCAACTGAGAAAAACAAAGCTGAGTTGATACTGAGATGAATAGTTTACGAGAAGATATCCTTCATCTTATCAAAAAAGCCCTTGCTGCCGGCCTCATCAACCGCCGTTCCCTGAATTATTGCCAGCTTCTCTAAAAGCTCTCGCTCATCATCAGAGAGCTTCTTAGGGACATGGATAAGGATCCTAACATGTTGATCACCCCTACGCTGTGGGCTGCTACCAAGGATCGGAATACCCTTATTTTTAAGGCGAAAGACCTTCCCTGACTGAGTTCCAGCAGGGATCTTGAGTTTTAACTTGCCCTCGAGTGATGGCACGTCGATCTCGGTTCCAAGCGCTGCTGCGGCATAGCTAATAGGAACCTCACAGATAACCTCGCTCTCCTGACGTTGGAAGATCGTATGCTGCGCAACCTGAATTTGCACATACAGGTCACCGTTTGTTCCGCCACCCGCTCCAGCCTCGCCCTCACCGCGCATCTTAAGCCTTTGGCCATTATCAACTCCGGCGGGTACCTTAATTTTTAGCTTTGACTCCTTCACCTTGAGTCCTGTTCCAGAGCAGCTCTGGCAGGGATTTTTGACTACCTCACCAACCCCAGCACAAATATGACAGGTGCGCGCCAGGGTAAAGAATCCCTGTTGAATTCGAACCTGCCCGACACCTTCACACTGCTTACAACATTCGCGCGAGCTGCCCTTTGATGCTCCGCTACCTGAGCAGCTTTCACACTTGGCACGCCGACCGAGAGTAGCCTCTTTTTCACAACCAAAGGCGGCCTCTTCAAAGGTAATCTCTATATCATAGCGCAGATCGGTGCCGGTTTTGCCACGGCCACCCCTATTATCTCTACCTGCCTGACCACCAAAGAAAGATCCAAATATATCACCAAAAATATCTTCAAATCCTGAGAAGTCACCCCCCTGAGCGCCGCCAGATCCAGCACCATTAGTAAAGGCCGCATGGCCGAACCGATCGTAGCGAACTTTGTCCTCGGCATCACTCAGGACGGAGTAAGCCTCGGTGGCCTCCTTAAAGCGATCCTCTGCCTCTTTATTGTTGGGGTTTTTGTCGGGATGAAACTGAATGGCTTTCTTGCGGTAAGCTTTCTTAACCTCATCAACTGAGGCGCTCTTGGAGATCTCTAAGACTTCGTAAAAATCACGTTTTGCCACAAGAATACCCTACAACTAATAGACCTGCATGTCTCCACTGGCAGGGTTATGAGCGATAAAAGACGGGGCCCCCCTTGCGAGAAAACCCCGTCTTGACTCAAAACAGCCTAGACGCTCGCTTATTTACTATCGCGAACCTCTTCGTAATCGGCATCAACTACATCGTCCTTATCGGTCGACTCAGCTGCTGCTCCGTTACTCTCGGCTTTGCCCTCCTGTGAAGCTGCCGCCTGCTTGTAGGCCTCCTCGGCGAGCTTATGGCTAGCCTTCTCAAGGGTGCTGAAAGCAGACTTCATGGCATCATTCTCGTTCTGCTCAAGCGCCTTCTTAGCGTCCTCAAGCGCCGTCGTTACGCTGCCCTTAGTCTCTGATGAAACCTTATCGGCCAGCTCACTCATAGTCTTCTCTGTCGAGTAAACAAGGCTATCTAGTTTGTTGCGCTCCTCAACTAACTCGCGACGCTTATGATCATCCTCGGCGTGAATCTTAGCATCGTTAACCATACGCTCGATCTCCTCCTTTGAGAGACCTGAACTTGCGGTGATCTTAATCGACTGCTCCTTTTGCGTACCTAGATCCTTGGCATGCACCGAGACGATACCGTTTGCATCGATATCGAAGGTCACTTCAATCTGTGGGATACCGCGAGGCGCTGCTGGTATTCCAACTAGCTCAAAGCGCCCAAGCGTCTTGTTATCGCCCGACATCTCACGCTCTCCCTGTAGAACGTGTATTGATACCGCAGGTTGATTATCAGACGCGGTAGAGAAGCTCTGCGACTTTCTTGTTGGGATCGTTGTGTTTTTGTCGATTAGCTTAGTGAACACTCCACCGTAGGTCTCGATACCAAGACTAAGCGGTGTCACATCTAAAAGAAGCACATCCTTAACATCACCCTGCAGAACTCCAGCCTGTACCGCGGCTCCGATAGCAACAGCCTCATCAGGATTAACGCTCTTGGAAGCCTCCTTACCGAAGATCTCCTTAACGCGTGCCTGAACTGCCGGCATGCGGGTCATACCACCGACCAGAATAACCTCGCCGATCTCGCTTGCCTTGAGCCCTGCATCACGCAAGGCTGTACGGCACGGACCCTCAAGTCTCTTGAGTAGATCTGCGCAGAGCTGCTCAAACTTGGCACGCGAGATCTTAATATTCATGTGCTTCGGCCCAGAAGCATCCGCCGTGATAAACGGTAGGTTAATATCTGTCTCCATTGATGAAGAGAGCTCGTGCTTGGCCTTCTCAGCAGCCTCCTTTAAGCGCTGCAACGCCATCGTGTCCTTACGGAGATCGATGCCCTGCTCCCTCTTAAACTCATCTGCTAGGTATCCGACCAGGATCAGATCGAAGTCCTCTCCACCGAGAAAGGTGTCGCCGTTCGTAGATTTAACTTCGAACACGCCATCACCAAGCTCAAGGATCGAAACATCGAACGTTCCTCCCCCAAGATCGAATACAGCGATAACCTTCTCGTGCTTCTTATCGAGTCCGTACGCAAGCGCTGCTGCTGTAGGCTCATTGATAATACGAAGAACGTTAAGTCCTGCGATCAGTCCTGCGTCCTTAGTAGCCTGGCGTTGTGCGTCATCGAAGTACGCCGGCACCGTAATAACAGCGTCCGTTACCTTTTCGCCGAGGTAGTCCTCTGCAGTTTGCTTCATCTTGGTAAGCACCATAGCCGAAACCTCTTGCGGGCTCTTGGCCTCACCCTTCAGCTTAACCCAGGCATCACCGTTATCTGCTCCAACGATCTCGTAGGGCAGCATATTCTTGGCCTTCTCGATCTCGGGGGTTTGGTACTTACGACCAACTAGTCGCTTTACCGCAAAGATGGTGTTCTTTGGATTCGTTACAGCCTGGCGTTTTGCAATCTGACCGACTAGTCGCTCACCGGCATCATTAACTCCAACAACCGATGGGGTAGTTCTGCCCCCCTCGCTATTTGAGATAACTACCGGGCTTCCGCCCTCCATAACAGCAACGCACGAATTTGTTGTTCCAAGATCAATTCCAATTACTTTTCCCATTTTCTTACTCCTCAACGTAAAATCTATAAACTAAGCGCTCGCCTCATCTGGGCTAACCGCCACAACCACCTCACCTACTCGGATTAACTTATCCTTGTAGAAATAAGCCTTCCTCAATTCAGCAACGATCTCGCCGGGCGTAGCATCCAGGGACGGAACTCGACTAATCGCCGCATGTTTCTGTGGGTCGAAGCTCTTCCCTAATCCGAGCTCCCCACGAATATCCCACTTACCAAGGCACTCAACGAAAAGCTTCTGGGTCATCTCAAGTCCGGTCTTTAGCTGCTCATACTCTGCCGAGCTGTGGGCTAAAGCCAACTCAAGGGTATCGAGCACCTCAAGCAGGTCTACCACGAGACGCTCCCCCTGATATTTAAGCAGCTCAGACTGCTCCTTCAAGGCGCGCTTCTTAAAATTATCGAAATCAGCCATTAGGCGCAGGTAGCGGTCACGGGAATTAGCTAGCTCAAGTGTTAATTTTTCAACCTCACTCGGGCCCGTAAACTCTTGATTAACCTCAACTTCTTCGCTTGCACCCTGATCTTCCGGGGCCTCTGCGTTGTCGTGCTCTTGTGTCATCTGAAATACTACTTATTCTTTCTATATCTTTAGGGGACGAATCAGCGCATTGGCTTAAAAAGCTATCTCCACGCCTAATCCTTAACTCAATGTATGCTATAAACACTTATCTATGGATTTTCAACACCTACCCCCAACAGAAAAGCTAAGAATAGGGCAAGATCTAGCGGTTCCTGCCCTGGTGCTGAGGGTCAGGCCCTATAGGGATAGCGACATAATCGCCCATATGCTCACCCCTTCCCTCGGAAAGATCTCGGCCATCGCCCGCCATGCACGTGGGAGCCGCAAGCGTTTTCCGAGCTCCCTTGACCTCTTTGACCGCGGCACGGTGCGAATTGTTCGAGAGCGCAATGGGGCCCTGGGGATTAAGGAGTTCACGCCCTCCCACTCCCTGCAAAAGTTACGCGGTGATCTGGATAAATTAATCCTGGCCTCGCTGCTCTGTGAGGCGTTTGACCTAATCCTTCAGGAGGATAGCGCCGAGGATTCTACGCAAACATTTGAGGTTTTAGATCTAGCGCTCAACGCCGTTGATGAGGCTACGGAGCTTAAGGGAGCGTTACGTGCCGTATACCTTGCGCTCGTATCGTTAACGCAACAGGGTGGCATTACTAACCTAGGCTCAGCTGCTCCAGGCACTAGGGCGCTTGCACAGCTGCTTGATGCGATTGAAGCGTTCTGTGAAAAGCGGCTGATGACACGCAGCTCGCTAGCACCGATCCTTAAAAGGATTGCGGCTGGGTAGTGTTTTATCCTAATGACAGCCGCATCCAGTTCCGCACCCCTTCTTAGTCTCAGGGGTCTTTTTACTCGAGGACTCACTTGATGAATCGCTTGGCGTTGCACTTGCAGGTGGTGAGCTTGAAGACTCTGCGCTTGACTCGGTGTTCGTCTTTTTGGCGGAATTATTTGATGATCCAGATGCAGACCCAGAGGCAGACCCAGAGGCAGACCCAGAAGCATAGTCGGTCTTATACCAACCACTCCCCTTAAGATGAAATGCGGAGGCAGAGAGCGCCTTGGTAACGGAACTCTTCTTGCCCTTCTCTTTGCAATGAGGGCAAGCTTCTAGCGCCTTATCGCTAAACTTCTGAATGACCTCAAACCGCCCACAGGTAGGGCAATCATATTCGTAAATAGGCATATAACGCTCACAAAACAGACTATTCTTACTATAGTACCCATAAACTAAGGCACTTGTCGCCCTCCTAGCAAACTCCTCCTAGGATAATCACTCCTGGCGCTGTTTTTCAAGCACCGTAACTGGTCACCGTAGTTTAATGTCGCGATTCAAGCTATTGAGATTACGGCGAAGTTTCATAGGTAATTCGATTGGTCGTCCCCTGATCGGGGACGGCAGATTTTGTGACCAGTTAATGTTTTCACCCCCGATTTGCTCCGCAAATCGGCCCCTTAGGGGCTATTGAGTATCATTATCGTATGCGAATATTTCTGGAATATGCTGACTAGTTACCAAGCACCTTACATACTCTATCTGACGCATCCTGATCGGGAATGCTCATTTTAGCGGTGAATAGTGCCCAAAGCGGCTATACTCGCGACTTAGCTTCGGTCCCCATATAAGCGAGCTGTCGCGATATCATCTCGTTAAAAAGTTGAAAGAGCCCCTGGTACGTTGGAATCATGTGCGCGCTGCCCGATCTAACGGCATTAAGCGTTAAGAGGTGCGCAATTGACTCAATAGTACTGAGGTATCCCGCTTTGGGCTGTCTCCTAATTCGATAGGTAGAGGTTAGGGAACGACGGAACGAGACCCGCGGAATGTCGTGCAGGAGAGGATTCCGATACACTATCTTCTGTGCTTCATCCCAAGTTCCATCGATAACGATAACTAGGTGCTGATCTGAGAGCTCAAGCTCTTCACAATCGTGTGAATCATCACCTGGATAAAGCAGATAAGGGCTATACTCACCTAGCGCCTTGCTGAGAGTTTCAACCGGGAAGATAACCCCCCGTAGCAACGCTATATTGGTGATCGCCTGTCGCACAAGCTTTGCAGTTGAATAGTACTTGCGCCACTCATTTGGATGTTGAAGAAGAAGGATGTTGGTATGCGCCGCAAATGATGGGAGATAGCCGCAGACACACTGCGCCTCAGGCCGTAGGCAGGTGTAGCACGTAGCACGGCTCTCTGAGATCTGGTGAGTGTGGCGGCCTCTTTCTCGCATACTAGACGACTAAATTAACCCATTATATCCTTTTATTATATGAAGAACCTCGATTTAATCCCGATACCTACGACTGCAAGGCGCTCGTCTCTAACTATGGGGCTAGTTTGGCTGACGATGGTCACATCTTTTCCAGCCGTACTGATCGGATTTGAGTGGCACAGACAGGGCATTAGCCTTAGCCAGGTCGTTATCTGCTCAATTATGAGCTGCCTAATCCTACTAGCCTACGCCGTACCAGCTAGTCAGCTGGGGGCCAGGACCGGGCTAGGCTTTTGCGCCCTCAGTAGGGTTGTTTTTGGTCGTTGGGGCACCCTTTTAATCACAGCCAACCTACTTTGGATATTTATAGTGTCCTATGGCATGACCGCGGTCCTTATGGCCGAAGCGGTCGAGAGCTTTCTTCACTTAGATATCTCTATCTTATGGATGTCAGTCGGCTGCGCCTTTTTAATGGCTTTTAATAATTTATTTGGCTTCTCCGGCGTAGCTAATTTCGCCCGTTTTTTCGCCGCTCCAGCTTTAATTGCCTGGGTAGGTTATACATTTTTCAAGGCCGCGGTCGCACCTGCTGCTTTATCAACTCTGGCGCCAGATCCTCAATCGATACCTCATCCCCGATCGATTATGTACGCGCTCACTACCACATCTTCATTTATTATCGGCTTTGCTGTGTGGGGCAACGAGATGGACTACTGGAGATTTTCCAAGGTCGGCTCATTAAGGGCCGCGCTACCGCTAGCAGCGGCGCTCCTAATCGGACTAGTAGTTTTTCCAGTTGCTGGCTGGCTTGTCGCACACTCAAGCGGAATAACCGACTCCGCTGCAGCGACTAGCTTTATGAATAGTTACTCCTTTGGTGGATTGGCAATTGTTGGCCTAATAGTACTGTTTGCCGCCTATTTTGCCTCCAATGACTCCAACCTATTTGGAACGTCCGCCGCTATTAAAAGCCTCTGGTCGATTAAGCCTCGCTTAGCGGTATCTCTTCTAGCGCTATGTGGCGCTATTACGGCAGCGTTCCTATCTACGACGGATTCGATCAAGGCGCTCGAAGTGATTGCAGCTCTAAACTGTGTCGTTATGCCAACACCCACCGTAATAATGCTTACCGAATGGTTCTTAAGATCTAAGGTATTCCCAAGATCTATGGATTTTTCTGACGTGCCTGACTTTTCAGATCTACCAGCTTTTCGCTTAGCTTTTCACTGGCCGGCCCTAATTGCGCTGCTCTCTGGTCTCACGGTAGGGATTGCAACATCTGGCTTAATTTCTAGCCTAGAATATCTACATATTGGCATCTGCCCACTACAAGCCTGGCTAACAAGCATGGTTGTATATGCCATTTTGCGTAAACGTAACCATTCAGCAGAAACTAAGCACTATATTAAGGGGTGCTCACGCTCGCCAAAAAGCGCCGCTCCAACTCGAACTATATCGGACCCCTCCTCTACCGCGATCTCATAGTCAGCAGACATGCCCATGCTAAGCAGGATACGGCCATTATAGAACGTATTATCTAATCCCTTTGCGCGTAGAACCTCTCGCAATTCATTCATCTGTCTATAATCTTTGCGCACCCCTTCAGGCTCCTCGTAAATCGGCGTAATCGTCATAAGCCCATCAAGACGCACGGCATCGGTCATGCTAGCGGCATGGCTAACTATCTCTTCAATCTCACCTGGCACAAAGCCCCTTCGGCTTAGATCATGCGCGATATTAATCTGCAAAAAGATCGGTTGAATTTTCCCGAAGCGCCTAGCTGCCGCCGCTATACCTTCAAGTAGCTTGAGGGAGTGCACGGAGTGAATAGCATCCGCCAACTTTACACCCTCCTCTACCTTATTGCTCTGTAAGTGTCCTATCAGATGGAGCTGATATTGAGCTGCAAGCGCTGCACGCTTCCTTTTAAGCTCCTGAACGTAGCTCTCTCCAAAGACTATAGAAACGCCAAGAGTCTGCGCCGCACTGATATACTCATGCATGGCCTCGATAGACTGCGTCTTGCTAACAGCAACGAGCCTTATATCATGAGCGGTCCTGCCGCTTTTCTGGGCAGCCGCACCTATCTTTAGCAGTATCTCTGCCAGTTGTGTGTTGATAGCTGGCATACTGTACTGATCTATTAAATAGCGCCTAGCTCCTGCAGCTTTCTCATCAGGGCGCTGATATTAAGCCCAACAACGTTAGAGTACGATCCTGAAACATTCTCGACAAACTGCAGTCCCAACCCCTGAATGGCGTACGCACCCGCCTTATCCATCGGCTCTCCCGAAGCGGTGTACCAAGCGATCTTCTCTCTGGTCATGCTCGCCATCGTAACCGCAGTAACATGTGACCATGTAACGGTGAGCCCACGCGCACGGTGTACAATTGATACCCCACCCCAAACTTCATGGGTCCGCCCCTGAATGTCACTCAACATTTGGTGCGCCTCAGCTTCTGACTCAGGCTTTCCAATAGCACGCCCATCGATGCATACGGTAGTATCAGCTCCGATCACGAATGAATTTGGATGAAGTAGCGCCACAGCCTGCGCCTTGACCAGCGCTAGCCGCTCTACCATCTCTTGAGCCGACTCACCCGCAACCGGAGTCTCATCGCACCCCGATACAACAACGGTAAAGCTTACGCCCGCCTGTTGTAGCAACTCCAGTCGACGGGGTGACGCTGAAGCAAGTATAACTTTACTCATTGTAGCGCCTCTTATATATGGAGAGCAGCACCTTCAGCAGCGCTTCATGCAACATTCGAGCGCGCTGCGTCTCGATCTCTCCGTTATACTGCGCCTGTACAAGCCATTCGCGCCCATCTTTACGCTCACAGGTTATGCAAGCAGCTCCAAGCTGCTCCATAAGAGCTATGCTTTCATCCACCGATGGGATCCAAAAGAGATGCAAAGCATACTCAGCAGGCAGCGCACTGGTTGTGCCAGCCGTAAGTGATAGCAGCTTCGGGCCGGGTAACACCTGAAACTCCTCGTAGCCTAGATCGGCGAAGCCTCGCACAACGACATCACCTGTCTCACAGCGCGGCTGTAATCCCCACCGTTTAATCTCGTTACAGATCTCAAATTGTTCGCGCGTAAACCACACAGCTACGGTACTCCTGCTTGAGAAATCACCAATTTTCTGGCGAATAATTTAGTCTGCATTCGTCTGCATACGATCCAGCCTCTCGACCGTTGAGGTTCCTCCCTCAACGACGGTCATCTCGGATACCTTGGTAAGCTGCGCCTTCTCATGCATCTCTTTGAGCGATAGAACGCCTACGTTACACATAGTAGATTTTAATTTAACAAGCGATACCTCCATCTTATCAGAGAGTGTGCCGCTGTAGGGAACGTAGGCATCCACCCCCTCTTCAAAGATTAGCTGCTCCGCCTCGCTCTGTTTGTAGCGCTGCCAGTTACGAGCACGATTCGATCCCTCTCCCCAATAAGGCTTGTAGAGTCGGCCCTTGTGGCCGATCTTTGCGGTCGGACTCTCTTCCGTCATCGCAAAATACTTGCCCATCATTACGAAGTCTGCACCCATCGCAAGCGCTATAATCACCTGCGTATCTGAGTTGAGCCCACCATCGGAACAGATCGGTATGTAGGTCCCGTTCTCTTTAAGAAACTTGTCACGCTCACGAGCAACATCCATCACAGCGCTCGCCTGGCCACGCCCGATGCCCTTCTGCTCACGCGTAATACAGATCGAGCCTCCACCGATTCCGACCTTTACGAAATCGACCTCAGCCTCCGTTGCCATGTATCTAAAGGCGTCCGCCGAGACGATATTTCCACCACCCAGGATTATGTTGCTACCATACTTTTTGCGTAGCTGCTTTGCAGCATCGGCCTGCCACTTACTATATCCATCAGATGAGTCGAGGCATAAACAATCGACCCCAGCCTCAAGCAGCGCTGCAGCACGCTCCATATAATCATAGGTATTGAGCGCTGCGCCAACGAAGAGCCGCTTGCGATTATCGGTTAGCTCATCAGGGTATGTTTGGTGATCGTAGTAGTCCTTTCTAAATACTAGCGCCTTTAGGTTGCCGTTCTTATCAACTATCGGCAGGCACTCCTTCTTATTCTTCCAGAGTAGGTTTGTTGCCTGCTCTAGGCTTACCCCTTCTTCGGCCATCACAAGCTTATCTCGCTGGGTAAAGAATCCCTGTATAGGGAGCGAGAGATCATCCTTATACTCCCAGAAGTCCTTACTCGTAAGAATACCGAGCAACTTTGAGTTCCGTTCGCCCCGCTCCGTAATGGCGATGGTCGAATGTCCGGTCTTGCGACGCAGGTTCATCGCATCCTGCAAAGTCGCCGTTGGCGCTAGGTTTGAATCAGATTCAACGAAGCCCGCCTTGTGCTCCTTGACCTGCTTT from Pseudomonadota bacterium encodes:
- a CDS encoding penicillin-binding protein activator → MILRLILLAALCSATSACFSSSEKPKPARVTDMTYREEASPSEAQPLPWEIWRPFMDLEGHKLSNSSLIYGDELRQSGRNKSALDTYIKASKESLLPLEAEAAALRLSGQYLVLDQADKALSSVGAYFRRRGLNEANVGLEFGLILAFSFGRSGDINQSLAWFARANTQAQRIPGGVHAATVGALLLLRSLPADKFESVANKWRADQFVNQLLGRERARRAALGYDQDDIRSEQPFWLGAAEINEPGQQGAISAVVDGETKLGVILSLSDRFGALGRDTRQGIDLALEANVDAPKIKIEARDVGVDTAAASAAVRELVSGSNVAMIIGPLLTEASVAAAGTARELGVPILSFSKSESFNTGQGVFRLGLTTTSQIEALVNAAYGDYKLTRFAIVYPQTAAGSEYLEAFRAKLAELNLPMILEISYSSSDESSMLEAVQRLESSTAEAVLIPDTIEVSTKLLSNIAPAVKRRMRPLGTALWDNPSKIAHSQAVFDRAIFVTPFFANSARPVVQQFVESYRGRFKTAPNFLAAQGFDAATLVINAIKRSKQERIPLAQALTQLPPYDGVTGAVSIDTQGEVRRALYVVEVTPTMFQEKMPLKATEGYSEVITAPNMAADETAPLEGDQKVLSGY
- the dnaJ gene encoding molecular chaperone DnaJ; the encoded protein is MLVAKRDFYEVLEISKSASVDEVKKAYRKKAIQFHPDKNPNNKEAEDRFKEATEAYSVLSDAEDKVRYDRFGHAAFTNGAGSGGAQGGDFSGFEDIFGDIFGSFFGGQAGRDNRGGRGKTGTDLRYDIEITFEEAAFGCEKEATLGRRAKCESCSGSGASKGSSRECCKQCEGVGQVRIQQGFFTLARTCHICAGVGEVVKNPCQSCSGTGLKVKESKLKIKVPAGVDNGQRLKMRGEGEAGAGGGTNGDLYVQIQVAQHTIFQRQESEVICEVPISYAAAALGTEIDVPSLEGKLKLKIPAGTQSGKVFRLKNKGIPILGSSPQRRGDQHVRILIHVPKKLSDDERELLEKLAIIQGTAVDEAGSKGFFDKMKDIFS
- the dnaK gene encoding molecular chaperone DnaK, translating into MGKVIGIDLGTTNSCVAVMEGGSPVVISNSEGGRTTPSVVGVNDAGERLVGQIAKRQAVTNPKNTIFAVKRLVGRKYQTPEIEKAKNMLPYEIVGADNGDAWVKLKGEAKSPQEVSAMVLTKMKQTAEDYLGEKVTDAVITVPAYFDDAQRQATKDAGLIAGLNVLRIINEPTAAALAYGLDKKHEKVIAVFDLGGGTFDVSILELGDGVFEVKSTNGDTFLGGEDFDLILVGYLADEFKREQGIDLRKDTMALQRLKEAAEKAKHELSSSMETDINLPFITADASGPKHMNIKISRAKFEQLCADLLKRLEGPCRTALRDAGLKASEIGEVILVGGMTRMPAVQARVKEIFGKEASKSVNPDEAVAIGAAVQAGVLQGDVKDVLLLDVTPLSLGIETYGGVFTKLIDKNTTIPTRKSQSFSTASDNQPAVSIHVLQGEREMSGDNKTLGRFELVGIPAAPRGIPQIEVTFDIDANGIVSVHAKDLGTQKEQSIKITASSGLSKEEIERMVNDAKIHAEDDHKRRELVEERNKLDSLVYSTEKTMSELADKVSSETKGSVTTALEDAKKALEQNENDAMKSAFSTLEKASHKLAEEAYKQAAASQEGKAESNGAAAESTDKDDVVDADYEEVRDSK
- a CDS encoding nucleotide exchange factor GrpE yields the protein MTQEHDNAEAPEDQGASEEVEVNQEFTGPSEVEKLTLELANSRDRYLRLMADFDNFKKRALKEQSELLKYQGERLVVDLLEVLDTLELALAHSSAEYEQLKTGLEMTQKLFVECLGKWDIRGELGLGKSFDPQKHAAISRVPSLDATPGEIVAELRKAYFYKDKLIRVGEVVVAVSPDEASA
- the recO gene encoding DNA repair protein RecO; its protein translation is MDFQHLPPTEKLRIGQDLAVPALVLRVRPYRDSDIIAHMLTPSLGKISAIARHARGSRKRFPSSLDLFDRGTVRIVRERNGALGIKEFTPSHSLQKLRGDLDKLILASLLCEAFDLILQEDSAEDSTQTFEVLDLALNAVDEATELKGALRAVYLALVSLTQQGGITNLGSAAPGTRALAQLLDAIEAFCEKRLMTRSSLAPILKRIAAG
- a CDS encoding zinc ribbon domain-containing protein — translated: MPIYEYDCPTCGRFEVIQKFSDKALEACPHCKEKGKKSSVTKALSASAFHLKGSGWYKTDYASGSASGSASGSASGSSNNSAKKTNTESSAESSSSPPASATPSDSSSESSSKKTPETKKGCGTGCGCH
- a CDS encoding DTW domain-containing protein, with the translated sequence MRERGRHTHQISESRATCYTCLRPEAQCVCGYLPSFAAHTNILLLQHPNEWRKYYSTAKLVRQAITNIALLRGVIFPVETLSKALGEYSPYLLYPGDDSHDCEELELSDQHLVIVIDGTWDEAQKIVYRNPLLHDIPRVSFRRSLTSTYRIRRQPKAGYLSTIESIAHLLTLNAVRSGSAHMIPTYQGLFQLFNEMISRQLAYMGTEAKSRV
- a CDS encoding cytosine permease; the protein is MKNLDLIPIPTTARRSSLTMGLVWLTMVTSFPAVLIGFEWHRQGISLSQVVICSIMSCLILLAYAVPASQLGARTGLGFCALSRVVFGRWGTLLITANLLWIFIVSYGMTAVLMAEAVESFLHLDISILWMSVGCAFLMAFNNLFGFSGVANFARFFAAPALIAWVGYTFFKAAVAPAALSTLAPDPQSIPHPRSIMYALTTTSSFIIGFAVWGNEMDYWRFSKVGSLRAALPLAAALLIGLVVFPVAGWLVAHSSGITDSAAATSFMNSYSFGGLAIVGLIVLFAAYFASNDSNLFGTSAAIKSLWSIKPRLAVSLLALCGAITAAFLSTTDSIKALEVIAALNCVVMPTPTVIMLTEWFLRSKVFPRSMDFSDVPDFSDLPAFRLAFHWPALIALLSGLTVGIATSGLISSLEYLHIGICPLQAWLTSMVVYAILRKRNHSAETKHYIKGCSRSPKSAAPTRTISDPSSTAIS
- a CDS encoding YggS family pyridoxal phosphate-dependent enzyme; this translates as MPAINTQLAEILLKIGAAAQKSGRTAHDIRLVAVSKTQSIEAMHEYISAAQTLGVSIVFGESYVQELKRKRAALAAQYQLHLIGHLQSNKVEEGVKLADAIHSVHSLKLLEGIAAAARRFGKIQPIFLQINIAHDLSRRGFVPGEIEEIVSHAASMTDAVRLDGLMTITPIYEEPEGVRKDYRQMNELREVLRAKGLDNTFYNGRILLSMGMSADYEIAVEEGSDIVRVGAALFGEREHPLI
- a CDS encoding Maf family protein, with product MSKVILASASPRRLELLQQAGVSFTVVVSGCDETPVAGESAQEMVERLALVKAQAVALLHPNSFVIGADTTVCIDGRAIGKPESEAEAHQMLSDIQGRTHEVWGGVSIVHRARGLTVTWSHVTAVTMASMTREKIAWYTASGEPMDKAGAYAIQGLGLQFVENVSGSYSNVVGLNISALMRKLQELGAI